In the Solidesulfovibrio fructosivorans JJ] genome, GGACTCGAGAATGTTGGAAAGCATGGCGCGCATGCGCCCGAGCGCCGCCGCCGTCTCCATCAGTTCGCGTTCGCGGAGTTCGATGGTCTCGGCCATGGCGTTGAAGCTCGCGCCGAGGCGGCGGACCTCGAGGCTGCCGGTTTCCGCCGCCTTGTCCCGGGCGAGCAGATCCCCGCCGGCCAGGCGTTCGGCCGCGTCGACCAGGCTGGCGATGCCCCGGCCAAGGGCCGCCCGGCCGGCCACCCGGGCGATGACGAGGGCGAGCAGGGTGGCGATAAGGGCCGAGAGCAGGCCGCGGCGCAGCTGCTTGTCGGCGTCGGCGAACACGTCGTAGCAGGCCGCGGAAACGAGGATGGTCATGTACGGCGGCTCGCCGGGTGCGAGCCGCAGCCGGGTGAAGCTGAACAGGCCGTCTCCGCCGGTGTAGCGCGGCGCGATGAAGGTCCCCTCGTCGGCGGTTTCCGCGGCGAGTTGCGCCCAGAGCCGGGGAACGAGCCGCCCGCCCATGGGAAAGAGCTCTGTCGGGGGATAGGCCACCATGCGCAGTCCGTCCGGGTCGAGTAAGGTGATCCGGGAGTTTTCCGGCAGCTCGATGCGCTTTAAGAACTTGTCGTAGCCTTCGAGATAGTAGGACATGCCGATGACGCCCAGAAGCCGCCCGTCGGCGTCCATGCGCGGCAGGGCGAAGACCAGGATCGGCTTTTTCGTGGCCCGGCCGTAAATGAACTTGCTGACGCCCAGCCCACGGGTGGTCATGGCTTCCTGGAAATACTTCCGGTCGGCGAGGTTCACGCCGAGAAAGGCGGGCAGGCCTGAGGCGACGACCGTGCCGGACGCGTCGGTGAGAAAGACGTTGGAGAGTTCGGGATGGTCGCGCAGCAGGTTGGTAAAAAGCCGGTTGCAGGCGGCGAGTCGCCGGCCTCGGACCTCCTCGGTATGGTCGAGGGCCACGAGCACGCCCCGGGCCTGGCGCAGCACGCCCCGCTGGAGGGCGATCAGACTGCGGGTCAGGTTGCGGATGTCGTCCCAGGCCCGGAGTTCGGCCTGATGGCGCGCCTCGAAGCTCGAGGCCACGATGACGCCCATGGCCGGCAGCGCGGCGAGCAGGACAATGCCGGTCAGGATTGTGGCAATGGAACGGTTCAGGAACCATTGCCAGGGGCCGTGCCGGACTTTTCCCATCGGAAATCTACACATCATTTCCGGGAAAATGTCCAGGCGGCGGAGCCTGCCGGCCTATCCGGCCGCGAACCGGGGCGGGTGGCGCGTATAGACCGCGCGCAGAAAGCCGTCGGCTTCCGCAACGTCGAGACGCCAGCCGGACACGGTGGCCAGCTGGTCCTCAAGAACGGGGCGGGCGCTTGTCGCGACCAGAAATTCCAGCACGTCGGCCCGGGAGAGGCGGAGAT is a window encoding:
- a CDS encoding histidine kinase dimerization/phosphoacceptor domain -containing protein translates to MGKVRHGPWQWFLNRSIATILTGIVLLAALPAMGVIVASSFEARHQAELRAWDDIRNLTRSLIALQRGVLRQARGVLVALDHTEEVRGRRLAACNRLFTNLLRDHPELSNVFLTDASGTVVASGLPAFLGVNLADRKYFQEAMTTRGLGVSKFIYGRATKKPILVFALPRMDADGRLLGVIGMSYYLEGYDKFLKRIELPENSRITLLDPDGLRMVAYPPTELFPMGGRLVPRLWAQLAAETADEGTFIAPRYTGGDGLFSFTRLRLAPGEPPYMTILVSAACYDVFADADKQLRRGLLSALIATLLALVIARVAGRAALGRGIASLVDAAERLAGGDLLARDKAAETGSLEVRRLGASFNAMAETIELRERELMETAAALGRMRAMLSNILESMPSAIIGIDPAGRVTHINGNARELFGLDAEDALGREVGASLPQLSGYMPNVETALRERRSQVVEKQLLPQHGAPHLMNMLFYPLVANGAEGVVIRLDDVTESERIREAVEKALVDKSILLKEIHHRVKNNLQIILSFISLQADEAADPAERERLLLLGARIRSMALVHQQLYNRGDAATVDMGEYVRSLAQGVLSVFKEHTAGVRLVCDARPFPLSLNAAVPCGLLLTELITNACKHAFFPGESGELRVGCRLENGQARFWVEDTGRGVPEGFDHTALATMGMTLVRELARQLEGEVRIAQSPEGGARFEIAFPA